One stretch of Juglans microcarpa x Juglans regia isolate MS1-56 chromosome 3D, Jm3101_v1.0, whole genome shotgun sequence DNA includes these proteins:
- the LOC121255811 gene encoding uncharacterized protein LOC121255811: MEWRKCYLDMVLVPSGVLINIAYHAWLWYRVRMHPLTTLIGTYSKAQRFWVPAMMKDIDKRSILAVQTLRNMIMGSTLMATTSILLCAGLAAIISSTYSVKKPLSDAVYGAQGEFMLSLKYATLLIIFLFSFFSLSMSITFLNKVNILVSILEDPMSVTTPQYVSDVLEKGYLLSVVGNRIFYVALPLLLWIFGPVLVFLCSVTMVAVLYNLDFLDQCGNGKVFQCGNLDSA, encoded by the exons atggaatgGAGGAAATGTTATCTGGATATGGTGCTTGTGCCTTCAGGTGTGCTGATAAACATTGCCTATCACGCATGGCTTTGGTATAGAGTCCGTATGCATCCGCTCACCACCCTCATTGGAACATATTCAAAGGCACAGCGCTTCTGGGTCCCCGCGATGATGAAG GACATTGACAAAAGGAGCATCCTGGCAGTCCAAACCCTGAGGAACATGATCATGGGATCAACCTTAATGGCCACCACCTCCATCCTTCTATGCGCAGGCCTCGCAGCAATCATAAGTAGCACATACAGTGTTAAGAAGCCACTTAGTGACGCTGTTTATGGGGCTCAAGGGGAATTCATGCTATCTTTAAAATATGCCACCCTTCTAATTATCTTCCTATTCTCCTTTTTCAGTCTCTCCATGTCTATTACTTTTCTAAACAAAGTAAACATCCTTGTTAGCATCCTCGAGGACCCTATGTCCGTAACGACCCCACAGTATGTTTCTGATGTTTTAGAGAAGGGCTACCTTTTAAGCGTTGTGGGCAATAGGATTTTCTATGTGGCACTTCCTTTGCTACTTTGGATCTTCGGGCCAGTACTGGTTTTCTTGTGTTCTGTGACAATGGTGGCAGTTCTTTACAACCTTGATTTCCTGGACCAGTGTGGAAATGGGAAGGTGTTTCAGTGTGGAAATTTGGACTCAGCATAA
- the LOC121255810 gene encoding protein NRT1/ PTR FAMILY 8.3-like isoform X1, translated as MAAADEERIFLLEDDALQQNDEVTGDGSVDIKGRPVLKNSTGKWKACPFILGSGGCERLAFYGISSNLVTYLKSKLHEGNVSAARNVTTWQGTCYFIPLIGGVLADAYWGRYWTMAVFFTFYLIGLCTLTLCASIPALQPAECVGTVCPSATTAQYAIFFIGLYLVALGTGGIKPCIWPLGADQFDDTDPRERGKKGSFFNWFYFFNNIGAFLSSSLVVLVQEDIGWGLGYAIPTLVMVIGIVIFVAGTPFYRLHRPGGSPLTRISQVLVASFHKRNLVVPEDSSLLYETQDLRSTSKGIRKLDHSNELKCLDKAAVVSDSVFKSGDFSNHWRLCTVTQVEELKILIRMFPIWASGIIFSAVYAQMSSLFVEQGKMMDRTVVSFTIPAATLSSFNLISVIIWVPIYDRIIVPIARKFTRKEKGFSELQRMGIGLFVSVVCMLVAALVEVKRLQLAKELGLIDEDVAVPISIFWQIPQYFMLGAAEVFTFIGQHEFFYEQAPDAMRSLCSALSLLTNSLGNYLSSLILTIVTYTTTKGGNVGWIPDNLNEGHLDYFFLLLAGLSFLNMLLYIVFARKYKEKKAS; from the exons AATGATGAGGTCACTGGAGATGGCTCAGTTGACATTAAAGGGAGGCCTGTCCTGAAGAATAGTACTGGAAAGTGGAAAGCATGCCCCTTCATTCTAG GCAGTGGAGGTTGTGAACGTTTGGCCTTCTATGGGATTTCCTCTAATCTTGTTACCTATCTTAAAAGCAAACTACATGAAGGAAATGTCTCTGCTGCTAGAAATGTTACCACTTGGCAAGGCACTTGTTATTTTATACCCCTTATTGGAGGCGTCTTAGCTGATGCTTACTGGGGAAGATATTGGACAATGGCAGTTTTCTTCACTTTTTACCTTATT GGTTTGTGTACATTGACTCTCTGTGCATCAATTCCTGCATTACAGCCTGCTGAATGTGTGGGTACAGTATGTCCTTCAGCTACTACAGCTCAGTATGCAATATTCTTTATTGGACTCTACTTAGTTGCGCTTGGGACCGGTGGGATCAAACCGTGTATTTGGCCTCTTGGGGCAGATCAGTTTGATGATACTGATCCTagggaaagaggaaaaaagggaTCCTTCTTCAACTGGTTTTACTTCTTCAATAACATTGGTGCTTTTCTATCAAGTAGTCTAGTGGTTTTGGTTCAAGAAGATATAGGGTGGGGTCTTGGATACGCCATTCCTACATTGGTTATGGTTATTGGCATTGTAATCTTTGTTGCAGGCACGCCCTTCTATAGATTACACAGACCAGGGGGAAGTCCTCTTACAAGAATTTCCCAGGTCTTGGTTGCATCGTTTCATAAGAGAAATTTGGTGGTCCCAGAGGACAGTAGTCTCCTTTATGAAACACAAGACTTGAGATCCACCAGTAAAGGAATTCGTAAGCTGGACCACAGCAATGAGCTCAA GTGCCTTGATAAGGCTGCTGTGGTCTCAGATTCTGTCTTCAAAAGTGGAGATTTCTCCAATCATTGGAGGCTTTGCACTGTGACACAGGTGGAGGAATTGAAGATTTTGATTCGTATGTTTCCAATCTGGGCGTCTGGAATTATCTTTTCCGCAGTCTATGCGCAAATGTCTTCATTATTTGTGGAACAAGGGAAGATGATGGATAGAACAGTAGTTTCTTTCACCATTCCTGCAGCCACTCTCTCGAGTTTTAACCTCATCAGTGTTATTATTTGGGTCCCAATCTATGATAGGATAATTGTTCCAATTGCAAGGAAATTTACAAGGAAGGAAAAGGGATTCTCAGAGTTGCAAAGAATGGGAATTGGCCTTTTTGTGTCAGTCGTTTGCATGTTGGTAGCTGCTTTGGTAGAGGTTAAGCGATTGCAGCTTGCTAAAGAGCTTGGTTTAATTGATGAAGATGTTGCAGTACCAATTAGCATATTCTGGCAAATTCCCCAATACTTCATGTTGGGTGCTGCAGAGGTATTTACATTCATTGGACAGCATGAGTTCTTCTATGAACAAGCACCAGATGCCATGCGTAGTTTATGCAGTGCATTGTCACTTCTGACAAACTCATTGGGGAATTACTTGAGCTCTTTGATTTTGACTATTGTAACTTACACCACAACCAAAGGTGGGAATGTTGGATGGATACCAGATAACTTGAATGAGGGCCATCTTGATTATTTCTTCCTGCTTTTGGCTGGTCTCAGCTTCTTGAATATGTTGTTGTATATTGTTTTTGCGAGAAAGTACAAAGAAAAGAAGGCTTCTTAA
- the LOC121255810 gene encoding protein NRT1/ PTR FAMILY 8.3-like isoform X2 — protein sequence MAAADEERIFLLEDDALQQNDEVTGDGSVDIKGRPVLKNSTGKWKACPFILGSGGCERLAFYGISSNLVTYLKSKLHEGNVSAARNVTTWQGTCYFIPLIGGVLADAYWGRYWTMAVFFTFYLIGLCTLTLCASIPALQPAECVGTVCPSATTAQYAIFFIGLYLVALGTGGIKPCIWPLGADQFDDTDPRERGKKGSFFNWFYFFNNIGAFLSSSLVVLVQEDIGWGLGYAIPTLVMVIGIVIFVAGTPFYRLHRPGGSPLTRISQVLVASFHKRNLVVPEDSSLLYETQDLRSTSKGIRKLDHSNELKCLDKAAVVSDSVFKSGDFSNHWRLCTVTQVEELKILIRMFPIWASGIIFSAVYAQMSSLFVEQGKMMDRTEIYKEGKGILRVAKNGNWPFCVSRLHVGSCFGRG from the exons AATGATGAGGTCACTGGAGATGGCTCAGTTGACATTAAAGGGAGGCCTGTCCTGAAGAATAGTACTGGAAAGTGGAAAGCATGCCCCTTCATTCTAG GCAGTGGAGGTTGTGAACGTTTGGCCTTCTATGGGATTTCCTCTAATCTTGTTACCTATCTTAAAAGCAAACTACATGAAGGAAATGTCTCTGCTGCTAGAAATGTTACCACTTGGCAAGGCACTTGTTATTTTATACCCCTTATTGGAGGCGTCTTAGCTGATGCTTACTGGGGAAGATATTGGACAATGGCAGTTTTCTTCACTTTTTACCTTATT GGTTTGTGTACATTGACTCTCTGTGCATCAATTCCTGCATTACAGCCTGCTGAATGTGTGGGTACAGTATGTCCTTCAGCTACTACAGCTCAGTATGCAATATTCTTTATTGGACTCTACTTAGTTGCGCTTGGGACCGGTGGGATCAAACCGTGTATTTGGCCTCTTGGGGCAGATCAGTTTGATGATACTGATCCTagggaaagaggaaaaaagggaTCCTTCTTCAACTGGTTTTACTTCTTCAATAACATTGGTGCTTTTCTATCAAGTAGTCTAGTGGTTTTGGTTCAAGAAGATATAGGGTGGGGTCTTGGATACGCCATTCCTACATTGGTTATGGTTATTGGCATTGTAATCTTTGTTGCAGGCACGCCCTTCTATAGATTACACAGACCAGGGGGAAGTCCTCTTACAAGAATTTCCCAGGTCTTGGTTGCATCGTTTCATAAGAGAAATTTGGTGGTCCCAGAGGACAGTAGTCTCCTTTATGAAACACAAGACTTGAGATCCACCAGTAAAGGAATTCGTAAGCTGGACCACAGCAATGAGCTCAA GTGCCTTGATAAGGCTGCTGTGGTCTCAGATTCTGTCTTCAAAAGTGGAGATTTCTCCAATCATTGGAGGCTTTGCACTGTGACACAGGTGGAGGAATTGAAGATTTTGATTCGTATGTTTCCAATCTGGGCGTCTGGAATTATCTTTTCCGCAGTCTATGCGCAAATGTCTTCATTATTTGTGGAACAAGGGAAGATGATGGATAGAACA GAAATTTACAAGGAAGGAAAAGGGATTCTCAGAGTTGCAAAGAATGGGAATTGGCCTTTTTGTGTCAGTCGTTTGCATGTTGGTAGCTGCTTTGGTAGAGGTTAA